The following coding sequences are from one Rutidosis leptorrhynchoides isolate AG116_Rl617_1_P2 chromosome 11, CSIRO_AGI_Rlap_v1, whole genome shotgun sequence window:
- the LOC139876962 gene encoding uncharacterized protein, translating to MPRPTHSVSDIRKGFLSRISKYSHAAEGTQSDSDTSSDSEMSYNRTKQSDKFVECFENTSLTNNSKSHNQPQFTSIVEKHVNLLQNEERVPPLTVSSDHFNCDPSSSKNEKKHRVGEESDGKFQEVRDEIGEEQDEIGEERDEIVEEQDEIYNIEMSRETLSTEFIRSGHIPEEEDVNNDDETIRSDFQESHEEWFDNDNDNILVDPTESWYGRTSYMEAALLDGSNAFDASDDDNGRRVELRELTNRGRVSNLLQSDFGASLNQLMRSYVARQDQEFESENEWMMDEDQQSLDENEDGSEVVDTEGEANTHISDFNENLNFVSVHMLQERDIINGLRVDMDTLKQRMDDMQKMMEACMTMQHELQRSVQQEVYSALNRSSNSGDGIWNHQFETKSVKEEVCYLCCDDDGDESLPNRSVHMYICSQCADKINWSKLKETVRHS from the exons GAAAGGGTTCCTCTCCAGAATAAGTAAGTACAGCCATGCGGCAGAGGGTACCCAATCAGACTCTGACACATCATCTGACAGTGAGATGAGTTATAACCGCACTAAACAATCTGACAAATTTGTTGAATGCTTCGAGAACACTAGTTTGACAAACAACTCGAAATCCCACAATCAACCGCAGTTTACTTCAATCGTCGAAAAACACGTTAACCTTCTGCAAAATGAGGAAAGAGTCCCACCATTAACTGTCAGCTCTGATCACTTTAACTGCGACCCTTCATCATCCAAAAACGAAAAGAAGCATCGAGTTGGTGAAGAATCTGATGGAAAATTTCAAGAGGTACGAGATGAAATCGGTGAAGAACAAGATGAAATTGGTGAAGAACGAGATGAAATCGTTGAAGAACAAGATGAAATCTATAACATTGAAATGTCCCGAGAAACATTGAGCACTGAATTCATAAGATCAGGCCATATACCAGAAGAAGAAGATGTTAATAATGATGAT GAAACAATAAGGAGTGACTTTCAAGAATCCCATGAAGAGTGGTTTGATAATGACAATGACAATATTCTGGTGGACCCCACTGAAAGTTGGTACGGTAGGACTTCTTATATGGAAGCTGCTCTACTTGATGGAAGTAATGCTTTTGATGCATCTGATGATGATAATGGCCGAAGGGTTGAACTAAGAGAACTTACAAACAG GGGAAGAGTGTCAAATCTTCTTCAAAGTGATTTTGGTGCAAGCCTGAACCAGCTGATGCGATCGTACGTGGCTAGACAAGATCAGGAATTTGAGTCAGAAAATGAATGGATGATGGATGAGGATCAGCAAAGTCTAGATGAGAATGAAGATGGGTCCGAGGTTGTTGATACTGAAGGAGAAGCTAATACGCATATTTCAGATTTTAATGAGAACTTGAACTTTGTATCT GTTCATATGTTGCAGGAAAGGGATATCATTAATGGCTTAAGGGTTGATATGGATACACTTAAGCAAAGGATGGATGACATGCAGAAGATGATGGAGGCCTGCATGACTATGCAACATGAATTGCAACGGTCAGTGCAGCAAGAAGTTTATTCAGCACTGAATCGATCATCAAATTCAGGAG ATGGTATATGGAATCATCAATTTGAAACGAAATCAGTAAAGGAAGAAGTTTGTTATCTATgttgtgatgatgatggtgatgaatctTTACCCAATAG GTCTGTGCACATGTATATATGTTCACAATGTGCCGACAAAATAAACTGGTCGAAGCTAAAGGAAACTGTCAGACACTCCTAA